The Clostridia bacterium DNA segment CTTCTAGACGGGCCTTGTTGATGCTCCAAAACGGCGGATATTTAGATGAGACAGAATTGGTTGGCGCTAAACGTGTCTTGGATGCCGCGGCTCTGACCTATATTGCTTCGCTGTTGGTAGCTATAGCACAATTGTTTAGACTGATGGCGCTTACTAGAGATGATTAAGGTGACGAAAATGAATCCAAGAAGAATTGCAATAAGTATTTTACTCCGTGTGGAAGAGGGCGCATATAGCCATATTGCCCTAAAAGAAGCCTTGCTAAAAAATGACTTGAGTTCTCTCGATAAAGCTTTTGTCACAGAATTGGTTTATGGAACGATTCGCAGACGGAACACACTAGATTTTATTATCAACAGTTTTTTACAAAAGAAAACGCAACGAGATGAAATTCGCTGTATTCTACGCATGGGTGTATACCAGTTGCGTTACATGCGAGTTCCACCCTCGGCCGCAGTAAATGAATCGGTCAAGCTCGTATCTGAGTTCCATCTTGAGAGTCAAAAGGGCTTTGTTAATGCGGTGCTTCGAAACATTGAGCGCAGTAAAGACAAGGACTTTTACGAAAAAGTCACAGATAAGACCAAAAGGATGGCACTTACGTATTCACATCCATCTTGGATTGTTGCACGCTACATCGAAAAATATGGTATTGAAAAAGCTGCCGAATTGTTAGATTACAACAATAAACCATCTAGAAATATTGCAAGAGTAAACATCATCAAGACTAGCATAGCCGATCTGATTGAACTTCTGGAAAAGGAAGGTATTGAAGCAGAACCGTACAAAATTCCGAATACCATTCGTTTGAAAGGGCAAGGTAAGATTTTGTCTAGTAATGCATACCGAAAGGGTCTTTTTATGATTCAGTCGCCATCTAGTGTGGCAGCAGCCCTGATGTTGGATGCTAGAGCTGGTGAAAGTGTGCTGGATACTTGTGCAGCACCAGGTGGAAAGAGTTTTGTTCTAGCACAGCAGATGGATAATCTAGGAGAAATTCTATCGACCGACATCCATCCTCACAAGATAGAACTGATGCAGAAGGGCTTTCAGTTTTTGGGTATCCAAAATGCTGAAGCAAAATGCCAAGACTGGGAAGAGTGGAATCCTGCTTTTGATCAGAGATATGACCGCGTATTGGTGGATGCACCCTGCAGCGGACTAGGTGTGCTTGGAAAAAGACCTGACTCTAGATGGAGAAAGAAAGCGAGCGATATTGAAGCTCTAGTGCAACTGCAACGCAAAATATTGAACAATGCAGTTTTGGCCGTAAAACCAGGTGGTTTACTAATGTATGCCACATGTACGTTAACGTATGAAGAAAATCAGGCACAGAGGGCATGGATTCTTGAGAACTTTACGGAATTTAAACCGGAACCGTTGCCATATATTTCTGAGGCATTTGCTTCTGACAAGAAGGCTCTTGAAAGAGGTGAATTGGAGATTACACCATTCATGCACGATATGGAAGGCTTCTATCTAACCTTGCTCAGAAAAGATACAAACTAAAAATCCGAAATAATTCGGATTTTTAGTTTGTTTGGCTAAGCTCATATTGTTACGTTAAAATATGAGGTGTAGTACGGAACCATCTAAGAGGATAAATAGTCCGAGCGCAGCTACATAGTAGGCAAAGGGTCTAAGTGAATGCTTCTGTAGAAGTTTGATCATAAAAGATATTGCCAGATACCCACTAAGTGCAGAAGCCAAGAAGCCTGCGAAGAGTTGGACAATGGAAATATTAATATTTCCTGACAACAGTGCGGGAACTTCCAATACATTGGCACCCAGGATTAAAATAATGGAATTC contains these protein-coding regions:
- the rsmB gene encoding 16S rRNA (cytosine(967)-C(5))-methyltransferase RsmB, giving the protein MNPRRIAISILLRVEEGAYSHIALKEALLKNDLSSLDKAFVTELVYGTIRRRNTLDFIINSFLQKKTQRDEIRCILRMGVYQLRYMRVPPSAAVNESVKLVSEFHLESQKGFVNAVLRNIERSKDKDFYEKVTDKTKRMALTYSHPSWIVARYIEKYGIEKAAELLDYNNKPSRNIARVNIIKTSIADLIELLEKEGIEAEPYKIPNTIRLKGQGKILSSNAYRKGLFMIQSPSSVAAALMLDARAGESVLDTCAAPGGKSFVLAQQMDNLGEILSTDIHPHKIELMQKGFQFLGIQNAEAKCQDWEEWNPAFDQRYDRVLVDAPCSGLGVLGKRPDSRWRKKASDIEALVQLQRKILNNAVLAVKPGGLLMYATCTLTYEENQAQRAWILENFTEFKPEPLPYISEAFASDKKALERGELEITPFMHDMEGFYLTLLRKDTN